The following coding sequences are from one bacterium SCSIO 12741 window:
- a CDS encoding WbqC family protein, producing the protein MGKSIVITQSNYIPWKGYFDNINAVDEIVLYDDMQYTRRDWRNRNKIKTPQGVQWLTIPVVVKGKFEQKINETLTSETKWADKHLRSFQLNYGKAPCFGDIHPWVEEIYQTAPRENLTEINRHFIEKINARLGIDTKISDSREFDLGEGKTERLVNVCLAAGATDYYCGPASKSYLDESLFNDKGVQVHYFDYSGYPEYPQMFGAFEHAVTILDLLYNVGDEAMKYLKTNAVYDS; encoded by the coding sequence ATGGGTAAGAGCATCGTAATTACACAGTCCAATTACATTCCCTGGAAAGGGTATTTTGACAACATCAATGCGGTGGATGAAATCGTGTTGTATGATGACATGCAGTACACCCGTCGTGACTGGCGTAATCGGAACAAAATCAAAACTCCACAAGGGGTTCAATGGTTGACCATTCCGGTAGTGGTTAAAGGAAAGTTTGAGCAGAAGATCAATGAGACCTTAACGTCTGAAACCAAATGGGCCGACAAGCATTTACGCTCTTTCCAATTGAACTATGGTAAGGCCCCTTGTTTTGGTGATATCCATCCTTGGGTGGAAGAGATTTACCAAACCGCTCCTCGCGAAAACCTGACTGAAATAAACCGCCATTTTATTGAGAAGATTAACGCCCGATTGGGAATAGATACGAAGATTAGCGACAGCCGCGAATTTGATCTGGGAGAAGGAAAAACCGAGAGGTTGGTCAATGTATGTCTGGCTGCTGGTGCAACGGATTACTATTGCGGTCCAGCTTCCAAATCCTATTTGGATGAGTCCCTGTTTAACGATAAGGGGGTTCAAGTACACTACTTTGATTACAGTGGCTATCCTGAATATCCGCAGATGTTTGGGGCCTTTGAGCATGCCGTCACCATTTTGGATTTGTTATATAACGTGGGTGATGAGGCTATGAAGTATTTGAAAACCAATGCCGTTTATGACTCCTGA
- a CDS encoding class I SAM-dependent methyltransferase, producing MASLIELLEKSPEFEKKDGIWFYTEDYKISYPDEGNHVCFEIEDGSFWFNHRNDCIAALVDRFLEKDEVFCDIGGGNGVVSKHLQKSGQPCVLVEPGPNGAANAAKRGVEHVICSTLQVLPSQENFLDAAGAFDVVEHIEDDVAFVKKIHESIKPGGHFISTVPAFQTLWSSEDVEAGHYRRYTMKTYTELLEKCGFEVDYISYLFAPLIAPIFLLRSLPYKLGRRKGAEEITDQAEGSHSSGGGIVENILNSFWAGELNKVKNGQRIGVGSSVIAVGRKKG from the coding sequence ATGGCATCACTGATTGAACTTTTGGAAAAATCTCCTGAATTTGAAAAGAAGGACGGCATCTGGTTTTATACTGAAGATTATAAGATTTCCTATCCGGATGAAGGCAATCACGTATGCTTTGAAATTGAAGATGGAAGTTTTTGGTTCAATCACCGTAACGATTGCATCGCAGCACTCGTAGATCGATTCTTGGAAAAGGATGAGGTCTTTTGTGACATTGGTGGAGGGAACGGTGTTGTATCCAAACATTTGCAAAAATCAGGGCAACCCTGTGTGTTGGTAGAACCCGGACCGAATGGGGCAGCCAATGCCGCCAAACGTGGTGTGGAACATGTGATATGCTCTACCCTACAGGTTCTTCCCAGTCAAGAAAATTTTTTGGATGCAGCCGGGGCTTTTGATGTGGTGGAACACATTGAGGATGATGTTGCCTTCGTAAAGAAAATTCACGAATCCATTAAACCAGGTGGCCATTTCATTTCTACGGTTCCTGCCTTTCAAACCCTCTGGAGTTCGGAAGATGTTGAAGCGGGACACTACCGTCGTTACACCATGAAGACCTACACTGAACTTCTTGAAAAATGTGGCTTTGAAGTGGATTACATTTCCTACTTATTCGCTCCACTTATTGCCCCTATCTTTTTACTACGTTCTCTTCCCTACAAATTGGGACGTCGAAAAGGTGCTGAGGAAATTACGGATCAGGCTGAAGGCAGCCACTCATCTGGTGGAGGTATCGTAGAAAACATCCTCAACAGTTTCTGGGCAGGAGAATTAAACAAGGTAAAAAACGGTCAACGGATCGGAGTTGGAAGTTCCGTAATTGCCGTGGGTCGGAAAAAGGGCTAA
- the wecB gene encoding UDP-N-acetylglucosamine 2-epimerase (non-hydrolyzing), with translation MKKIFVIVGTRPNFIKITQFKKYGAQFGFDIRVVHTGQHYDYKMAQVFFDQFKLEPDYFLEIPKSTQIDQIAEVMKRLEKLFTDEQPDLVLVPGDVNSTFAAAFAANRMGITVGHIESGLRSFDPAMPEEINRVLTDRITDMYFVTEQSGLDHLTTEGVPEEKIHFVGNTMIDTMCAFEQEIEESPIIDQLQLEGSPFILMTMHRPRNVDQQNQIDKLIALLGRLSERYRVVFPVHPRTRKLLEDAFEQAENLSSDRIHLVEPMDYFSFQKLIKYTDVIITDSGGIQEESTFRQVPCLTLRPNTERPVTIDIGTNTLLPFDLDLVDSYLKKIESGEYKQGQIPPQWDGHATERILEAIQAQLS, from the coding sequence GTGAAAAAAATTTTCGTCATAGTCGGTACCCGGCCCAACTTCATTAAGATTACCCAATTTAAGAAGTACGGCGCTCAATTTGGATTTGATATTCGTGTGGTTCATACCGGTCAGCACTATGACTATAAAATGGCTCAGGTATTCTTCGATCAGTTTAAGCTCGAGCCAGACTACTTTTTAGAGATTCCAAAATCCACTCAGATCGATCAGATCGCGGAGGTAATGAAGCGTCTCGAAAAGCTTTTTACGGACGAGCAGCCTGACTTGGTTCTGGTTCCTGGTGATGTAAACAGCACCTTTGCTGCAGCCTTTGCAGCCAATCGAATGGGTATTACAGTTGGGCATATTGAGAGCGGTCTTCGTTCCTTTGATCCGGCCATGCCTGAAGAGATTAACCGGGTGCTTACTGACCGCATTACCGACATGTATTTTGTTACCGAACAAAGCGGATTGGATCATTTGACCACTGAGGGTGTGCCTGAAGAGAAGATCCATTTCGTGGGTAATACCATGATTGACACCATGTGTGCCTTCGAGCAGGAAATCGAAGAATCTCCTATCATTGATCAGTTGCAATTGGAAGGTTCACCTTTCATTTTGATGACCATGCACCGTCCAAGAAATGTGGATCAGCAGAATCAAATCGATAAGTTGATTGCGCTTTTGGGTCGACTTTCGGAGCGTTACCGAGTGGTGTTTCCAGTGCATCCGAGAACCCGTAAGTTGTTGGAAGATGCCTTTGAGCAGGCCGAAAACCTGAGTAGTGATCGTATTCACCTGGTAGAGCCTATGGATTACTTCAGCTTTCAGAAGTTGATCAAGTACACCGATGTTATTATTACCGATAGTGGTGGTATTCAGGAGGAATCCACTTTCCGTCAGGTTCCTTGCCTTACGCTGCGTCCAAATACAGAAAGACCCGTTACCATCGATATAGGAACCAATACGCTTCTTCCTTTTGATTTGGATCTGGTGGACAGCTACCTGAAAAAGATTGAGAGTGGAGAATACAAGCAAGGTCAAATTCCACCGCAATGGGATGGCCATGCGACCGAACGTATTTTAGAGGCCATTCAGGCCCAACTTTCCTAA
- a CDS encoding adenylyltransferase/cytidyltransferase family protein, with protein MKVGFACGVYDLFHAGHVLMLQECREHCDYLVLGLNRAENIDPEINPGKKPPVYSFEERKLILENSRYVDEVIGYNSEEELMEIMKERQFDVRFLGDDYRGRPITGPDLAKSIYYTNRDHGYSTTEVKNRVVEHWKPAQE; from the coding sequence ATGAAAGTAGGGTTTGCCTGCGGAGTTTACGACCTGTTTCACGCTGGTCATGTGCTTATGCTTCAGGAATGCAGAGAGCACTGTGACTATTTGGTGTTGGGACTCAATCGGGCAGAGAATATAGACCCTGAAATCAATCCAGGAAAAAAGCCTCCCGTGTATTCCTTTGAAGAGCGCAAACTGATTCTCGAAAATTCACGCTACGTGGATGAGGTGATTGGTTATAATTCCGAAGAGGAGCTCATGGAAATCATGAAGGAGCGTCAATTTGATGTACGTTTCTTAGGCGATGATTACCGGGGGAGACCCATCACCGGCCCAGATTTGGCTAAGAGCATTTATTACACCAACCGGGATCATGGTTACAGTACTACCGAAGTGAAAAACAGGGTAGTGGAACACTGGAAACCGGCTCAGGAATAA
- a CDS encoding FkbM family methyltransferase codes for MNSLLSGIRSLVRKSGFDLVRYQDELSPIDHRRYLEIINKGSFDTIFDIGANIGQFAESVLPYVDSKVQVVSFEPMPKEHEVIAQKAKGISNWTVYDRIAVGEKQGSASIKITANSVSSSLLEVKKDLQQISGLGQVGEVETPVNSINNIVKEFPNAKNIFLKADVQGFEEPVINGALEVLDKIGAIHLELSLIPHYEGQGEMHHLISRVVELGYKAVLFLPHTTFNEKGELLQVDVVFKRKDA; via the coding sequence ATGAATAGCCTTCTTTCCGGAATTCGAAGTTTGGTTCGTAAAAGTGGATTTGACCTGGTACGCTATCAGGATGAATTATCACCAATTGACCACAGACGTTATTTGGAGATCATCAACAAAGGTAGCTTTGACACCATTTTTGACATCGGAGCCAACATTGGCCAGTTTGCCGAATCGGTATTGCCCTATGTAGATTCTAAGGTGCAGGTGGTTTCCTTCGAACCCATGCCCAAGGAACATGAAGTTATCGCTCAAAAGGCGAAGGGGATTTCAAACTGGACCGTATACGATCGGATTGCAGTAGGAGAGAAGCAAGGTAGCGCCAGCATTAAGATTACAGCTAACTCTGTAAGTAGTTCTTTGCTGGAGGTTAAAAAAGATTTGCAACAGATTTCGGGATTGGGTCAGGTTGGTGAAGTGGAAACACCAGTCAACTCGATCAACAATATCGTTAAAGAATTTCCGAATGCTAAAAACATCTTCCTAAAGGCCGATGTACAGGGCTTTGAAGAGCCTGTAATTAACGGTGCCTTGGAAGTTTTGGACAAGATCGGAGCCATTCACCTGGAGTTATCCCTTATTCCTCATTACGAAGGTCAGGGAGAAATGCATCACTTGATCTCTCGTGTGGTGGAGCTTGGCTACAAAGCCGTATTGTTCTTACCCCATACCACGTTCAACGAAAAAGGAGAACTTCTTCAAGTAGATGTAGTTTTCAAAAGAAAAGACGCATGA
- a CDS encoding NAD-dependent epimerase/dehydratase family protein, translating to MKKVLITGVAGFIGSNLLDRVIAETDWMVDGIDNLSTGNKDNIEHHLGNDRLQFTQGDLADLTTLKPYDIVFHLAALPRIQPSFELINEHIVANLNTAIHLVELMIKEDHYPRLVYSGSSAIYGTPLHTPTTEEERIDCISPYAFQKYEVEKYLELISTRFPLNYVTLRYFNPYGPRSFNAKNPFNAYSSVVGIFLNKQKNGEPLTITGDGQQMRDFIHVQDLADANIKAGLHPEKINTFFNIGYGETISINEMANMISDNQVYIEKRDGEAEITHADISKAKEILNWTPSCSLAEYLAEEV from the coding sequence ATGAAAAAAGTATTGATTACAGGAGTAGCTGGATTTATCGGATCCAACCTACTTGACCGAGTGATCGCAGAAACCGATTGGATGGTTGACGGAATCGACAATCTGTCCACCGGTAATAAAGACAATATTGAACACCATCTGGGTAACGATAGACTTCAGTTTACCCAAGGTGATTTGGCGGATTTGACCACGCTAAAACCCTACGACATTGTATTCCACCTGGCAGCCCTGCCACGAATTCAACCGAGCTTTGAGCTGATCAATGAGCACATCGTTGCCAATTTGAATACGGCCATTCACTTGGTGGAGTTGATGATCAAAGAAGATCATTATCCTCGTTTGGTATACAGTGGATCAAGTGCCATTTATGGTACGCCATTGCACACACCTACCACAGAAGAAGAGCGGATCGATTGCATTAGTCCCTATGCTTTTCAGAAATACGAGGTGGAGAAATACCTGGAATTGATCAGTACGCGTTTCCCATTGAATTATGTGACCTTGAGGTACTTCAATCCTTACGGGCCGCGATCGTTTAATGCTAAGAACCCGTTCAACGCTTACAGCAGTGTAGTGGGTATTTTCCTGAACAAACAAAAGAATGGCGAGCCATTGACCATTACCGGTGATGGGCAGCAAATGAGAGATTTTATTCACGTTCAGGATTTGGCAGATGCTAATATTAAAGCTGGATTGCATCCGGAGAAGATCAATACTTTCTTCAATATTGGCTATGGCGAAACCATTAGTATCAACGAAATGGCCAATATGATTTCAGACAATCAGGTTTACATTGAGAAACGTGATGGAGAAGCTGAGATTACCCATGCTGACATCAGCAAAGCAAAAGAAATTCTTAACTGGACCCCTTCCTGCTCCCTGGCGGAGTATTTGGCGGAAGAGGTATAA
- a CDS encoding SIS domain-containing protein, with amino-acid sequence MPLNLYNETYRAVFESEETAQLLDDWVQDILNANNLYFIGNGGSNSITSHMMEDFGKMVRKRSYSFTDPALITCYANDYGYENALAEWLKLYMEPGDLLIAISSSGNSANIINGVKEAQSKGVKVLSCSGFSADNKLRALSDSDFHISAKSYGIVECFHQVFIHAVLDACAEKLKA; translated from the coding sequence ATGCCACTCAATTTATATAACGAGACATACCGGGCAGTATTCGAGTCGGAAGAAACGGCTCAGTTGCTCGACGATTGGGTTCAGGATATCCTGAATGCCAACAACCTGTACTTCATTGGAAATGGTGGGTCCAATTCAATCACCTCTCACATGATGGAGGACTTTGGTAAAATGGTTCGCAAACGTTCCTATTCTTTTACCGATCCTGCTTTGATCACCTGTTACGCCAACGACTATGGGTACGAAAACGCCCTGGCCGAGTGGTTGAAGTTGTATATGGAGCCCGGAGATTTGCTTATTGCAATTAGCAGCTCAGGGAATTCTGCCAACATTATCAACGGTGTGAAAGAAGCGCAGAGCAAGGGCGTTAAAGTATTGTCCTGTTCCGGATTTTCTGCCGACAACAAACTCAGAGCTCTCTCTGATTCAGATTTCCACATTTCAGCCAAAAGCTATGGAATCGTGGAGTGCTTTCACCAAGTATTTATTCACGCTGTATTGGATGCGTGCGCCGAAAAGCTAAAGGCTTAG
- a CDS encoding class I SAM-dependent methyltransferase, whose protein sequence is MKRLEIDFNLNGIDVLVSLARYQFVLRTHNNREAKVLDFGCGSGYGSRLLKERFAEVVSFDVYPDDYKPKGIDVINDLSPYQEGNFDIITCFEVIEHVDEAGQEKLMQDLHRMMTDNGTLYISTVRKMDPPPTENRKIEHIRELDFEELLDYCNRYFHNVYTFGQIDQTISTFYPENHYHFVFICSGKK, encoded by the coding sequence ATGAAACGACTTGAGATTGATTTTAACTTGAATGGAATTGACGTGCTAGTAAGCTTGGCGCGCTACCAATTTGTATTGAGAACCCACAACAACAGAGAGGCAAAAGTGCTCGATTTTGGATGTGGATCAGGATATGGGAGCCGCTTGTTGAAAGAGCGTTTTGCCGAGGTTGTTTCCTTCGATGTTTATCCAGATGACTACAAGCCCAAAGGAATTGACGTGATCAATGATTTGTCTCCTTACCAGGAAGGCAATTTTGACATCATCACTTGTTTTGAGGTAATTGAACACGTGGATGAAGCCGGACAGGAAAAATTGATGCAGGATCTTCACCGAATGATGACCGACAACGGTACACTATACATCAGTACGGTAAGAAAAATGGATCCTCCTCCCACCGAAAATCGCAAGATTGAGCACATCCGCGAATTGGATTTTGAAGAGTTGCTGGATTACTGTAATCGCTACTTCCACAACGTGTATACGTTTGGACAGATTGATCAAACGATTTCTACTTTTTACCCAGAAAATCACTACCACTTCGTATTCATTTGCAGTGGAAAGAAATGA
- a CDS encoding alpha-1,2-fucosyltransferase, translated as MLIVKLRGGMGNQMFQFAFAHSLAEKLNTELYYDDSLLRMKPSNDQTLLRDFSLECFELSAKPITGWNRYRYVGVPYHVKGHRWYNFLGNLFFPKKELIETDRRFHAEYLKAQDGTCMVGSFQSEKYFKDSRELVCKDFTFKSKITGAEPELANRISSNHSVGLHVRRGDYVNDPDFKEILGHIGKLYYQRAIQELEKKHQDLTYFIFSDDPEWAEEHIGKGVLQGRPFQVVRPGQHDRQDAVEMYLLSLCKHFVISNSTFSWWSAWLSNHPEKMVIAPAEWVSTPWKENYQAHPADIVPDNWIRMSSYE; from the coding sequence ATGTTAATTGTAAAACTTCGTGGAGGAATGGGGAACCAAATGTTCCAATTTGCGTTTGCTCATAGCTTGGCGGAAAAGTTAAATACCGAACTCTATTACGATGATTCTCTGCTCAGAATGAAGCCGAGCAATGATCAAACCCTGTTGCGGGACTTTTCACTGGAGTGTTTTGAGCTTTCAGCTAAACCCATCACCGGATGGAATCGCTACCGGTATGTAGGAGTGCCTTATCATGTGAAAGGCCACCGCTGGTACAACTTTCTGGGTAATCTCTTTTTTCCTAAAAAAGAACTGATTGAAACCGATCGCCGGTTTCATGCAGAATACTTGAAGGCTCAAGACGGAACCTGTATGGTAGGATCCTTTCAAAGCGAGAAGTACTTTAAAGACTCTCGTGAACTTGTATGTAAGGACTTTACCTTCAAATCCAAGATTACGGGAGCAGAGCCTGAGCTGGCTAATCGAATTAGCTCCAATCATTCGGTTGGGCTTCACGTTCGCCGTGGTGATTACGTGAACGATCCCGATTTTAAAGAAATCCTGGGACACATTGGTAAACTATATTACCAACGAGCCATTCAAGAGTTAGAAAAGAAACATCAGGACTTAACCTATTTCATTTTTTCAGATGACCCCGAATGGGCGGAGGAGCATATTGGTAAAGGAGTTCTTCAAGGCCGGCCTTTTCAAGTAGTTCGACCTGGACAACATGACAGGCAGGATGCCGTAGAAATGTACCTACTCTCCTTGTGTAAGCACTTTGTGATTTCCAATTCCACCTTTTCCTGGTGGAGTGCCTGGTTGTCTAATCATCCTGAAAAAATGGTGATTGCCCCGGCAGAATGGGTGAGTACCCCCTGGAAAGAAAACTACCAAGCCCACCCGGCTGATATCGTACCCGATAATTGGATAAGGATGAGCAGTTATGAGTAA
- a CDS encoding ATP-binding cassette domain-containing protein — protein sequence MAKSSFSAGMLFEIAKPIWKLLTKHSRKKSIWVLLMILIAGAVDVIGLSTILPVLALAQNPESIFDHKILADLYDWTGSENSESFVLLLFFMLVPIFLFRGLIYLSMRWVVSQFACAVIRYMSVRLLRYYLFKPFRFIQATSSADLLRNVFYSTHQFSSFLLIPYLQIMSELVVTLMILISLFVYNPKVFIMLIITMLPIAAIFYLIVRKRMDFIGRRQNDINAHVIRRVKLGLEGYTDVKLSQEEDFFIKDFEGYQRQNEKLNVERNVLNEVFPRLAELTAIIGVVVIYFFGVRMSEGGTEEIVLLLGIFATAAYRLMPSINRIVASLMLIKQYRFLVELFDGVEEVDLPERIDKTPEFEGTLKLENVRFAFDEKDFSFEIDNLEIRKGEAIGVIGQSGSGKTTLINLILGFYIPEQGKMTLDQVQLQTENQPDWQSYFGYVKQDVYIAEASLLENIAFGYKREEVDEKWLMECIKLAMLEDVLDKLPNGWDSPIGEDGAAISGGQRQRVAIARALFRRSSILIFDEATSALDEETENEITESIHKLSDSGITLIIVAHRKSTLKYCNRILEMKDGKIQNVTERPAGSK from the coding sequence ATGGCGAAGTCAAGTTTTAGTGCCGGAATGCTGTTTGAGATAGCAAAGCCTATCTGGAAATTGCTAACCAAGCACAGTCGCAAAAAGTCGATTTGGGTATTGTTAATGATTTTGATAGCAGGTGCTGTCGATGTTATTGGTCTATCCACTATTCTTCCGGTTCTTGCTCTGGCTCAAAACCCCGAATCCATTTTCGATCATAAGATTTTAGCGGATCTTTACGATTGGACAGGTTCTGAGAATTCAGAGAGCTTTGTCCTCCTGCTTTTCTTTATGCTGGTGCCCATCTTCCTTTTCCGGGGATTGATTTACCTGTCTATGCGTTGGGTAGTATCGCAGTTCGCCTGTGCCGTTATTCGCTACATGTCCGTTCGCTTGCTTCGTTATTACTTGTTTAAGCCTTTCCGGTTTATTCAGGCAACGAGTAGTGCAGATTTGCTCCGAAACGTATTCTACAGCACGCACCAGTTTTCTTCCTTTTTGTTGATCCCTTATTTGCAGATCATGTCAGAATTGGTGGTAACCTTGATGATTTTGATTTCCTTGTTCGTTTACAACCCCAAGGTTTTCATCATGTTGATTATTACCATGCTCCCCATTGCTGCGATCTTCTATTTGATTGTGCGCAAACGGATGGATTTTATCGGACGTCGTCAAAATGATATCAATGCTCATGTAATCCGACGGGTTAAGTTGGGCTTGGAAGGGTATACCGATGTAAAGCTGTCTCAAGAGGAGGACTTCTTCATCAAAGACTTTGAAGGTTATCAGCGTCAGAATGAAAAGCTGAATGTAGAGCGTAATGTATTGAATGAGGTTTTTCCTCGTTTGGCAGAATTAACGGCCATTATTGGGGTAGTGGTGATTTACTTTTTCGGGGTTCGAATGTCGGAAGGAGGAACGGAAGAGATCGTTCTTTTGCTCGGGATTTTTGCCACGGCCGCTTACCGTTTAATGCCTTCCATCAACCGAATTGTAGCGTCTTTGATGTTGATCAAGCAGTATCGGTTCCTCGTTGAGCTTTTTGATGGGGTAGAGGAGGTTGATTTACCTGAGCGTATTGATAAAACTCCAGAATTTGAAGGTACCTTGAAGCTGGAAAATGTTCGCTTCGCATTTGATGAGAAAGACTTTAGCTTCGAAATTGATAACCTTGAAATTCGCAAGGGAGAAGCTATTGGGGTTATTGGACAATCAGGCTCGGGTAAAACCACATTGATCAACTTGATTCTTGGATTCTACATCCCTGAACAGGGAAAAATGACCTTGGATCAAGTTCAGCTTCAAACGGAAAATCAACCGGATTGGCAGTCCTATTTTGGATATGTGAAGCAGGACGTTTACATCGCCGAAGCTTCTTTGCTTGAGAATATTGCATTCGGTTACAAGCGGGAAGAGGTGGATGAAAAATGGCTCATGGAGTGTATCAAGCTGGCCATGCTGGAGGATGTACTTGATAAGTTGCCAAACGGATGGGATTCGCCCATTGGAGAGGACGGAGCGGCCATTTCAGGCGGTCAGCGTCAAAGGGTGGCTATAGCAAGAGCCCTTTTCAGAAGGTCCAGTATTTTGATCTTTGATGAAGCAACCTCAGCATTGGATGAGGAAACAGAAAACGAAATCACCGAATCGATTCACAAACTGTCTGATTCAGGAATTACCCTGATCATCGTGGCTCACCGTAAGAGCACCTTAAAGTATTGTAATCGAATTCTGGAGATGAAAGATGGAAAAATCCAGAATGTAACCGAGCGTCCAGCTGGTTCTAAATGA